Within Oscillatoria nigro-viridis PCC 7112, the genomic segment GGTAATTCTCCTATTTGAGTGATTGGTGAATGAGGAATTGCAGGATGGAATCAGGGATAAGAGAGTTTCTGTCCCTAACCTGCTGTTTGTCATAGCAGGGACGAAGACTGTGTTTAGAGAGTATTTCCCTCGCTAATCTTCTGGTGGCAATGGGATTTTACTATCGACCCATGAAGATGGAGGAATTGCTGACCTGGACAGGTTTGCCGTCCGCTGGAGGGGTTGTTGCAAGGAGCTGAAGTTCCCATGCAAGGGCAACCGCACTAGCACCGCCATGCTCAAGAAGAATCTCTGATACACCCGCAGATGTTTCTGTGCGTGCCCAGTCACGTTGCCATTCAGCAAGTACAGCCATCCAGTTGATTGGAACTGCACCAGCCTGAACCATCCGGCGAACCGCCATGTCATGAGCTTCCGTAGTAACACCGCCCGAAGCATCGGTAACGATGAATACGTCATAACCTTCACCCAGCGCCTGGATTGCTGGCATTGCGAGACAAATCTCGGTCCAAAGCGCAGCAAGTATAAGTTGCTTGCGGCCACTTTTCTTCACTATATCTGTCACATTTGGATCTTCCCAGGTATTGATGAAAGTGCGGTTAATCGGTTTTTGATCGGGAAAAACATCCTGTAGTCCCTTAATGATATAACCCCCTCTTTCTTCAATGACTGTGGTCAGGATTGTGGGTACGTTGAACACCTTTGCTGATTTGGCAAGACCAATAACATTGTTAATGATCATCGTAGGTTCATGGCTGTTCAAGTTGGTGAACTGATAGGGCTGATGGTCAATCAGTACCAGGATGCTATCTTCTGGACGAAGCAGTCCTTCTAGACCGATTTTTTGATTTTTAGACATTGAACTCTCCTATTTGAGCGATTGGTGAATGAGGAATTGCAGAATGAAATCAAAAGCTAAACATCTCTGCTTGTGCTTTTAAATGAAACGTCTGTTTACCCTCAAGGGTTGATGACGTAAGCGATCGCGCCATGAACTGAGTCTGCAAGACAACCCCAAATTTCACCACTTAAGATCCGTGAGTTAAGCATAGAGTTAAGGTGTTCGCGTCGCGTGCCCAAAGGGCGATCGCTTCACTATGAAATTGCTCCTAATGCTTTCAACGTCGCTGCTTGAGCGTACGTTAATCCAGTTGCACCTTGAATATTCATGCCTTCAAGCATGGAACCGTGCAATTTACTTGCTCGATCCATTTGCATGACTGTTTGCACAAATTCAATATAGGGGGTCACCTTCAAGCTGTCGCCTATAGCAAGTTAAATTTTTTACAGTGCAAATTGATAGATTAACTGTTCCATCGCAGAGTAGAAGGCTGGCTCTAACTTAAGTTAGAATCCGAATTCGATCGAAAGTACATTCATACAATTGATCGACCATCAATGTCTGAATGCAAAATCCGGTAGCGATGTCCCACACTTTAAGGGTGCGATCGTTACTGCTACTGATTAAAAACTGACCATCTGGGCTAAAGCTGAC encodes:
- a CDS encoding hydrolase, which produces MSKNQKIGLEGLLRPEDSILVLIDHQPYQFTNLNSHEPTMIINNVIGLAKSAKVFNVPTILTTVIEERGGYIIKGLQDVFPDQKPINRTFINTWEDPNVTDIVKKSGRKQLILAALWTEICLAMPAIQALGEGYDVFIVTDASGGVTTEAHDMAVRRMVQAGAVPINWMAVLAEWQRDWARTETSAGVSEILLEHGGASAVALAWELQLLATTPPADGKPVQVSNSSIFMGR